From Corynebacterium pseudotuberculosis:
GCTGGGGGTGGAGCCTTCCGACGCAATAGCCTTTGGCGATATGCCTAATGACGTAGAAATGTTGCAGTGGGCGGGACACGGCGTGGCTATGGGCAACGCTCACGAGGCCCTTAAGCATGTCGCGGATGAGATAACCACCAGCAACAATGATGCTGGTGTGGCGAAGGTACTCAAGCGTTGGTTCTAAAAAGAAAACCGCGAGAACAAGCTGTTTAAAGCCTGTTCTCGCGGTTAAGCATTTTCTTTAAGCCGCACCTGGAGCATTAATTTGTGTGTATATCTATTGCTCCGGTAGCTGGGTTAAAGGTGATGTAACCGTGCTGGAAATCTACGCGGTATTCCTCACCGGAACGGTACTGGGTGCCGGTGGGAAGCCCCAGCGGGCCGGCGTCGAATCCCTGTTGTGCCCAAGCATCGCCGATTGCTCCCCACAGTGCATTCGCACCGGTAGATGGAGTGGAGACAATGATGCCGTGGTCAAAGAGTGCATATTCCACTTCTTCACCGGTCTTGGAAGCATAGGTGGCTACGCCGGAACGGGGGTTACCCAGGACTGGGCCAAAGATAGTTTTAACGTCATTCCATGCGCGGGTGATGTTCGGATTGCTGATTAGATCCACCATACGAGTGATGATCGGTGGGATTTGAGATAGCTTTAACCCATTAATCACCTGCACATTGCCGATGGCACCTAGGTTGCCAGGGATGAGTCCCTGCGTGGAGGCGATAGCCGCGGCGAGGAGCAGCAAGGATCCGCCTGCGGCCACTGCGGAATTAAGATCCTTGGGCATGGGGGTCTCAGCGAACTTAGTAATGAGCTCGGCGATATTTGCTATTTGCGCGTTTGGCTGTGCAGGTGCAGGCGCAGGATGCTGTGGGGCTGGTGCGTCTCCGCGCGGCGGAGTGTTCTGTATACCGCCGGAGGGAGCGGTGCCGTTTTTGATCGAATTGTATTTTTGCTTAGCCGTTGTTCTGATGTTGCCCATTTGGGCATAGGCGTGTTTGCCAGGGCATGCAGTATTGCCAACGTCGCGGTGGGCGAAGATATTAGGCAGATTAACTGCTTGGCCCTTGGGATAAGGGGTATAGCTGGTTCCCTCGGAGTAATGAGTACCAGAACCTGTGGGATCAATACCGGCTACGGCTGAGCGCCACCCTGCGAGCTCGCCGACAGATTTGATCATTGCCGGAGTAGTGGGGGCGGTGTCGTAGTTACCCAACATGGAGATGGCCCAGGTATTTTCATTGAATCCGCCAGCGTGGGCACCCCATACATTGCGATTAAGTCCACCGTAGCGGCCCTCGTAGAGGTTGCCATATTTATCTGCTAGTGACTGGTATCCCACGTCGCACCAGCCCAGAGTCTGAGCGTGGTACTGGTAGATGCCTCGGACGATTCCAGGTGCCTGTGCCTCTGAGTAATTGTTTGAGCCTGCGGTGTGGTGAATGGTAATGCCCTTCACGCCATCAAAGTAACTTGGCTGTTGGCATCGGATGGACTCGTTAGCGCCCCACCCTTTGCGAGAGATAACCCGGGGCATCCCATCGGAATCAGCGGTCATCTGGATACCGTTTTCCGGGAGCTGAGATTCTCCACCTTCAATGAAGACCACATCGAAATCTGAGACATTGTTGGTGGCAGTGATATTTGTAGCTTCTGCCACAGGCTTGATATCGCCAAAATTGGATGGCAAAGGGGCCATACCATGCACTGCTGGATCTTCAGCGGGAGCAGCCGGAGAGGCGTCGGCTGCTGGTTGCCCGGCAGCTGGCTGAGGTGCGGCTTCGGCATTCGGCGGAGTTGCTGGAGCGCCGCCGGTGATGTCCACGCCAGACATAGACACTTGAATTGTGTTGGTCGGCTCGATGTAGATCACGTCAGTGCCGCGCTTTTCCGTATCGCCTGCGCCGTAATCTAGTGGCTCGGTGTCATACCATTCAGACCAGGTTCCGTCGGCACGCTGCGCTCGGACAAAGGCTGCGATGTCCTTCTCACCGTTCCAGGTGATCGCGAACTGCGAGAATGGCTGGTCACGGTGGAATTGCTTGACGGTGCGAGAACCCATCTTGCCTTGGGCGGAGATGGCTGCATCATCAATGGTGATGCTTTGGCCAGATGCGAGGCTGTCTGTGCTCACGCTGGCTTCGATGGGGTCGATACCGGTGTTATCGGTATGCAAGATCTGGTTGGCGCCAATGCCAACGACTGCGGAGGCTAAAAGTGCCACTGCAGAGACGATGGCAGTGACTGGCCGAGTCGGTGTGGGGACTAGGCGACGTCGTTGCTGCACGGTAGTGAACTCCCTTAATAAGGTGCGGCTGGGAATGTTGATAACTGCTGAAAACTGTTGAGAAAATGCAAAATCCCTGTTCACTCTAGTGCACTTATGTGAAAGTTGAAACACTTGTGATAGGTGTGGCGGAATTTTTATAGGGAATTGTGGAAAAAGGGGGGAGCCTGGGTAACACTGTGGCTGCACGGATGGTGGGGAAGAGGGCAGATCGTGGACGGCGTATCCATAAGGTTTTATTGTGGAAAACTTCACGGGAACTTAAAAATGACTCCTGAAGAACAACGCTAAAACAGCAGCTAATAGCGGGTAAAAATGGATTTCTTTACGTGTTTGATCCGAATAGTGAACCCCAGCACATTGCTCACGAGATGTCTGTCGGATATGGCACGGTAATCACGTCCCTACCTTTTAAAAAGAAAGTCCCTCGGGTGCGGAATCACGCATCCTAAAGAAAAGAAGGCAGCACGCACCATAATGATGTCCCGCAAGAAATCTTTAGCTCGCGCCGTAGGAAGTGCCCTCTGTGGCATTGCTATCGCTGCAGCCGTTCTGGTTGGTTGCAGCTCTGGTGAAGGCGAAACCGCATCGAACAGCGCAAAAAATGCGGACACAACGCAGAACTTTCCTGTCACCGTGAAGTCAGGTGTTTCCGGTGAGGGTGAGAGCATCACCCTGGAACAAAAACCCGAAAGGATTGTGAGCTTATCGCCCACAGCCACTGAAGTTCTCTATGCCATCGGTGCAGGAGAGCACGTGGTGGCGGTAGACAAACACTCCAATTATCCAGCAGGAACACCCATAGTCGATGGATTATCAGGGTTTAAGCCAAACCTTGAGGCAGTGGTGGCTCATGACCCAGATCTTGTGGTGGTCTCGCGGGAAGATGACACCTTTGTGGCCGGACTACATACAGCAAAGATTCCCGTGCTGGTGTTGCCGGCGGCAAAGAAACTCGACGATGTGTACTCGCAGATTGAA
This genomic window contains:
- a CDS encoding N-acetylmuramoyl-L-alanine amidase; the protein is MQQRRRLVPTPTRPVTAIVSAVALLASAVVGIGANQILHTDNTGIDPIEASVSTDSLASGQSITIDDAAISAQGKMGSRTVKQFHRDQPFSQFAITWNGEKDIAAFVRAQRADGTWSEWYDTEPLDYGAGDTEKRGTDVIYIEPTNTIQVSMSGVDITGGAPATPPNAEAAPQPAAGQPAADASPAAPAEDPAVHGMAPLPSNFGDIKPVAEATNITATNNVSDFDVVFIEGGESQLPENGIQMTADSDGMPRVISRKGWGANESIRCQQPSYFDGVKGITIHHTAGSNNYSEAQAPGIVRGIYQYHAQTLGWCDVGYQSLADKYGNLYEGRYGGLNRNVWGAHAGGFNENTWAISMLGNYDTAPTTPAMIKSVGELAGWRSAVAGIDPTGSGTHYSEGTSYTPYPKGQAVNLPNIFAHRDVGNTACPGKHAYAQMGNIRTTAKQKYNSIKNGTAPSGGIQNTPPRGDAPAPQHPAPAPAQPNAQIANIAELITKFAETPMPKDLNSAVAAGGSLLLLAAAIASTQGLIPGNLGAIGNVQVINGLKLSQIPPIITRMVDLISNPNITRAWNDVKTIFGPVLGNPRSGVATYASKTGEEVEYALFDHGIIVSTPSTGANALWGAIGDAWAQQGFDAGPLGLPTGTQYRSGEEYRVDFQHGYITFNPATGAIDIHTN